In Cydia fagiglandana chromosome 9, ilCydFagi1.1, whole genome shotgun sequence, a single window of DNA contains:
- the LOC134667686 gene encoding uncharacterized protein LOC134667686 → MERAVVRSSARLSGGGGGGGPSKSGGGGDKAGSRAEAARRAAAAALAAERRARARQRAEEVEDSPSVLRDKCRELARVVRQAKHLVVYTGAGISTAADIPDYRGPHGVWTRLQRGEDIGRVEVSRAQPTFTHMALAALVARGLCKFVVSQNCDGLHVRSGLPRRSLAELHGNMFAERCAAPQCRAVLLRAFDTTQRTRRYSHGTRRTCPVPRCGRPLRDTIVHFGERARAAWPLNWAGALRHAAAADVILCLGSSLKVLRRYPRLWCMARPARARPRLYIVNLQWTPKDTAAELKINARCDAVMRELARRLRVRVPRYRRSRDPLLAHATPLAPAERHTCSRPLLAPPEPDDSGTSEPSEFDSSSASDSDDALPLRRLQERLRGSQSRANGPSSPVARADGPRGPGARLDGPSGPGARLNGPSGPGTRLDGPRWQRGPPDRLRDRQFPERPRPLLQMEGLREPPGLVPGLERLQRPAERSSDSNFPVEGLRPRSPTLHLRDRHPAERLRNLETYANYQRGRKASETDLQRPQSPEESLRDRRPPLLDRLQNRECPVDGLRNLKFLVERLHTPVPWSPTERLRSPDTLADRLRDPEMLEPEEKKPKLENGICVVVKEEHLRSFEVSLADGAARILLHAAHAPEPKEEEDEGGGLPRPPRPRPEEDPESEASRAAAAFIARAVLLCRGKLYPGLHTILGAAPEPAGSGSGSGSCGWCRRRRGSRRCLWYPARDPQPAGRVWRRARGRRYLCTCCPAGDDAGDDGGDEGGEGGWYGKGYRKGRKKKR, encoded by the exons ATGGAGCGCGCCGTCGTGCGCTCGAGCGCCAGGctcagcggcggcggcggcggcggcggccccAGCAAGAGCGGCGGCGGCGGAGACAAGGCCGGCAGCCGCGCCGAGGCGGCGCGCCGGGCGGCcgcggcggcgctggcggccgAGCGCCGCGCGAGGGCCCGCCAGCGCGCCGAGGAGGTGGAGGACAGTCCGAGCGTGCTGCGCGACAAGTGCCGAGAGCTGGCGCGAGTCGTGCGCCAGGCCAAGCATCTCGTG GTGTACACGGGAGCGGGGATCAGCACAGCGGCCGACATCCCCGATTACCGCGGCCCGCACGGCGTGTGGACACGGCTGCAGCGGGGAGAGGACATCGG TCGCGTGGAAGTGTCCCGCGCGCAGCCCACGTTCACGCACATGGCGCTGGCGGCGCTGGTGGCGCGCGGGCTGTGCAAGTTCGTGGTGTCGCAGAACTGCGACGGGCTGCACGTGCGCTCCGGCCTGCCGCGCCGCTCGCTCGCCGAGCTGCACGGCAACATGTTCGCCGAGCGCTGCGCCGCGCCCCAGTGCCGCGCCGTGCTGCTGAGGGCCTTCGACACTACGCAG CGCACTCGGCGTTATTCCCACGGCACTCGGCGCACTTGCCCCGTGCCGCGCTGCGGGCGGCCGCTGCGCGACACCATCGTGCACTTCGgcgagcgcgcgcgcgccgcctggCCGCTCAACTGGGCCGGCGCGCTgcgccacgccgccgccgccgacgtcATCCTGTGTCTCGGCTCCAGCCTCAAG GTGCTCCGCCGCTACCCTCGGCTGTGGTGCATGGCGcggccggcgcgcgcgcgcccgcgccTCTACATCGTCAACCTGCAGTGGACGCCCAAGGACACCGCCGCCGAGCTCAAG ATCAACGCGCGCTGCGACGCGGTGATGCGCGAGCTGGCGCGGCGGCTGCGCGTGCGCGTGCCGCGCTACCGGCGCTCGCGCGACCCGCTGCTGGCGCACGCCACGCCGCTCGCGCCCGCCGAGCGCCACACCTGCTCGCGGCCGCTGCTGGCCCCGCCCGAGCCCGACGACAGCGGCACCTCCGAGCCCTCCGAGTTCGACTCCTCCTCCGCGTCGGATTCCGACGATGCGTTGCCGTTGAGGCGGCTGCAGGAGCGCCTGCGTGGTTCTCAGTCGAGAGCCAACGGCCCCTCGAGCCCCGTAGCGAGGGCCGACGGACCTCGGGGCCCCGGGGCGAGGCTCGACGGACCCTCGGGGCCCGGGGCGAGGCTCAACGGACCCTCAGGGCCCGGGACGAGGCTCGACGGGCCCCGGTGGCAAAGAGGTCCGCCGGATCGACTACGCGACCGACAGTTTCCTGAACGGCCTCGTCCGCTATTACAAATGGAGGGCCTCCGTGAGCCGCCGGGCCTCGTGCCGGGGCTCGAGAGACTTCAGCGCCCGGCGGAACGCTCGAGTGACTCAAATTTTCCGGTCGAAGGGCTCCGTCCACGATCCCCGACGCTGCACTTGCGAGACCGACACCCGGCGGAGCGATTGCGAAACCTAGAAACCTACGCGAATTACCAAAGAGGCCGAAAGGCCTCGGAAACTGACTTGCAGCGCCCACAATCTCCAGAGGAGAGCCTGCGAGATCGACGGCCCCCCCTATTGGACCGCTTGCAAAATCGAGAGTGCCCGGTAGATGGCTTGCGAAACCTAAAATTTTTAGTGGAGCGGCTGCACACACCTGTTCCATGGTCCCCGACGGAGCGCTTACGGAGCCCTGATACCCTGGCGGACCGCTTACGAGACCCAGAGATGTTGGAGCCTGAAGAAAAGAAGCCCAAACTGGAGAACGGCATTTGTGTCGTGGTTAAAGAGGAACACCTGAGGTCTTTTGAG GTGTCCCTCGCCGACGGGGCGGCGCGCATCCTCCTGCACGCCGCGCACGCGCCCGAGCCCAAGGAGGAGGAGGACGAGGGCGGCGGCCTCCCGCGGCCCCCCCGGCCCCGCCCCGAGGAGGACCCGGAGAGCGAGGCGTCCCGGGCCGCCGCGGCGTTCATAGCGCGGGCCGTGCTCTTGTGCAGGGGCAAGCTGTACCCCGGCCTGCACACGATCCTGGGCGCGGCGCCGGAGCCGGCGGGCTCGGGCTCGGGCTCGGGCTCGTGCGGCTggtgccggcggcggcgcggcagcCGGCGCTGCCTGTGGTACCCGGCGCGCGACCCGCAGCCCGCGGGCCGCGTGTGGCGCCGCGCGCGCGGCCGCCGCTACCTGTGCACCTGCTGCCCGGCCGGGGACGACGCCGGCGACGACGGCGGCGACGAGGGCGGCGAGGGCGGCTGGTACGGGAAGGGCTACCGAAAGGGCCGCAAGAAGAAACGGTAG
- the LOC134667582 gene encoding large ribosomal subunit protein eL38: MPREIKDIKDFLLKARRKDAKSVKIKKNPENVKFKVRCSRFLYTLVITDKEKAEKLKQSLPPGLQVKEVK; the protein is encoded by the exons ATG CCGCGTGAAATCAAGGACATTAAGGATTTCCTCCTGAAGGCGAGAAGGAAAGACGCCAAAT CTGTGAAAATAAAGAAGAACCCTGAGAATGTGAAGTTCAAAGTGCGATGCTCGCGCTTCCTCTACACGCTGGTCATCACCGACAAGGAGAAGGCTGAGAAGCTAAAACAGAGCCTGCCCCCAG GTCTCCAGGTGAAGGAAGTGAAGTAA